The nucleotide window CAACCGGCATCGGCAAGCGCACGCCGCGTCGGTTCGTAAAGATGGGCCAGCCATTGCCTGGTATCGCGTCCTTCCGTGAAAGCCTGTTCGACGCCCAATCGCCGCGACAGCGCGGCAAAAATATCGAAATCGTCACGCGCTTCGCCGATCGGGTCCACGGCCTTGCGCATCGCGACCAGCCTTGGATCGGTGCCTGCGGCGCCGATATCGTCGCGCTCCAGCGTCATGGTCGCCGGCAACACGATGTCGGCAAACTTCGCCATCGGTGTCCAGGCGCTCTCGTGCACGACAATGGTTTGCGGGACATTGAAGGCCCGCCGCAGCCGATTGATGTCCTGGTGATGATGGAACGGGTTGCCGCCCGCCCAATAGATCAGCTTGATGTCGGGATACCGCATCGTGCGGCCGTTGTATTCGAACGCTTGTCCCGGATTGAGGAGCATGTCGGCGACACGTGCGACCGGGATGAAGTCGGCCGTGCCGTTCTTGCCTTGCGAGAGCGTCGGGATCGGAACCGCATTGAGACGACGGCCGGTGTGGCCGAGCGCACCGAGCGCGTAATTATATCCGCCGCCGGGCAGGCCGATCTGGCCCAGCATGGCCGCGAGCACCGCGCCCATCCATACCGGTTGCTCGCCATATTGCGCCCGCTGCAGCGAATGCGAGACCGTGATCAAGGTGCGTCCGCGCGGCAGCCGGCGGGCGACGTCGACGATCGTGCCGGCCGGAATGCCGGTAATGTCGGCGGCCCATGCCGCGTCCTTTGGCGTATGATCGTCGCGGCCGAGCAGATAGCGTTCGAAGATATCGAAGCCGGTGCAACAGCGCGCTACAAAGCCGCGATCCCACAGATTTTCGACAAGGAGCGTGTGCGCGAGCGCCAGCATCAGCGCGACATCGGTGCCGACCTTGATCGGCATCCACCGGGCGCCGGCCTCTTCCGGCATGTCGTCGCGCAAAGGGGCGATGCCGTAGAAGACGGCGCCGCGGCGCGCTGCCCTTTGCATCGCGTCGCGCTCGATGTGCCGGCTGATGCCGCCACTTGCGACGTCCGAGTTTTTCAGCGCCATGCCGCCGAAGGCCAGCACCGTGTCGGTGTGCTCGGCGATCTGATCCCACGTCACGTTGTGACGCGAGACGGCTTCGTAGCTGCCCATCACATGCGGCAGGATCACGGCCGAGGCGCCGGCGCTATAGCTGTTCACCGAACGCACATAGCCGCCGAACGCGGTGTTCAGAAAGCGGTGAACCTGGCTCTGCGCGTGGTGGAAACGTCCGGCGCTGGACCAGCCATAGGAGCCGCCGTAGACCGCGGCGGCGCCATGTTCGATTCGGATCCGCGACAATTCGCCCGCGAGCAGGTCGAGCACTTCGTCCCAGGGGCACGCAACGAATGTCTGGTCGAAGGTGCGCACAGCGGGTGCGCTTCGGTCCAGCCACGCCTTGCGCACCATCGGCCGCAGGATGCGGGCCTTGTGGCGCATCGCCGTGGTGAAATTCCGCAACATCGGGGAGGGCGCCGGGTCGTGCTCGTACGGCTTGATATCCAGCGTCGCGCCGTTCCACCGTGCCGAGAAAGCGCCCCAATGCGCGCTGTGTGGGCTCCAATCCTCTCGGGCTTGATCCATTCCTTGTTCCAGACCGTCGTTCATGACGCCTGCGTCACGCAATTCACCCACAGCACGACCGCTTTCGCATCTTTCGCGGGATTTGAGAAGCGGTGCGGGCGGCGGCTGGCAAAGCGAAAGCTGTCGCCAGTCCTGAGCGACCAGGTCTCGGCGTCGACTGTCAGCGTCATCTCACCTTCCAGCACCAGCCCCGCTTCCTCGCCGTCATGCGTGTAGAGTTCGTCGCCGGTGTTGCCGCCGGGCTCCAGGTGCACGAGAAACAGGTTGAGGCGGTTTTCCGCACCCGCCGGGCTCAGCAACTGCTTTGAAATCCCCGTGCGCCACAGTTTCAGTTCGGCGCGCTGCAACTGGCGCGTCACCACGCTGGAGGCCGCGTCGTCATTGGGCTGCGAGCCAAACAGCGCGGCGATGCCGACGCCGAGTACATCGGCGAGCGTCGCCAGCACGCGAAGCGAGGGCGATGACAGGCCGCGCTCGATCTGGCTGAGAAAGCCGATCGACAGGTCGGTCTTCGCTGCAATCGTCTCCAGCGAAAGCTTGTGTTCGCGGCGCAAGTCGCGAATGCGGCGGCCGACCGCAAGGTCCATCGCCGGCTCGGCTGGTCTGGCGGCAGTCTTCGCCCTCGACCTGGCCGTCGCCTTTCCGGCGGCCCTCGCCTTGGCCTTGAACGCCGGTTTCTTTATTCGCTTGCCGCCGCTCACG belongs to Bradyrhizobium icense and includes:
- a CDS encoding molybdopterin guanine dinucleotide-containing S/N-oxide reductase, which translates into the protein MNDGLEQGMDQAREDWSPHSAHWGAFSARWNGATLDIKPYEHDPAPSPMLRNFTTAMRHKARILRPMVRKAWLDRSAPAVRTFDQTFVACPWDEVLDLLAGELSRIRIEHGAAAVYGGSYGWSSAGRFHHAQSQVHRFLNTAFGGYVRSVNSYSAGASAVILPHVMGSYEAVSRHNVTWDQIAEHTDTVLAFGGMALKNSDVASGGISRHIERDAMQRAARRGAVFYGIAPLRDDMPEEAGARWMPIKVGTDVALMLALAHTLLVENLWDRGFVARCCTGFDIFERYLLGRDDHTPKDAAWAADITGIPAGTIVDVARRLPRGRTLITVSHSLQRAQYGEQPVWMGAVLAAMLGQIGLPGGGYNYALGALGHTGRRLNAVPIPTLSQGKNGTADFIPVARVADMLLNPGQAFEYNGRTMRYPDIKLIYWAGGNPFHHHQDINRLRRAFNVPQTIVVHESAWTPMAKFADIVLPATMTLERDDIGAAGTDPRLVAMRKAVDPIGEARDDFDIFAALSRRLGVEQAFTEGRDTRQWLAHLYEPTRRALADAGWDAPDFDEFWQRGELALPSAPDDGGFLRAFRNDPVKNKLPTPSGKIEIYSETIAGYDYDDCPPHPAWLPSTEPPDSHHPLTLIANQPATRLHSQLDFGAYSQSRKIAGREAIRLNPVDATRRGIADGDIVRLFNDRGACLAAAAVSDDVMPGVVQLSTGAWYDPEAGAAEHPLCVHGNPNVLTRDIGTSRLAQGCCGQVTVVECEKYEGELPPIRAFDPPDQK
- a CDS encoding cupin domain-containing protein, translating into MSGGKRIKKPAFKAKARAAGKATARSRAKTAARPAEPAMDLAVGRRIRDLRREHKLSLETIAAKTDLSIGFLSQIERGLSSPSLRVLATLADVLGVGIAALFGSQPNDDAASSVVTRQLQRAELKLWRTGISKQLLSPAGAENRLNLFLVHLEPGGNTGDELYTHDGEEAGLVLEGEMTLTVDAETWSLRTGDSFRFASRRPHRFSNPAKDAKAVVLWVNCVTQAS